The region CCGCCTCTTAAGGTTTCGCACATTACCGGCATTAAGTCTGACCACGCCGAGGTTGAGGGGTACTTTGTGGCCTGCCCGCTTACCTCGCGGCAGCTCTTAGGCGCTGTTTCCGCCGCAGAAGCGACCAAGAAGATTGTGCAGGCGGGGCGCATTGCAGAGAACTTGGGTGCTGAGATAGTAGGCTTAGGTGCGCTTACCTCTGTGGTGGGGGATGCCGGCATTACCGTGGCCGACAAGCTTAAAATTGGCGTAACTACCGGCAATAGCTACACCGTGGCCACAGCCCTGATGGCCTCGCGCTTGGCGGCGGCTAAAATGGGCGTTGACGTCAAGCAGGCTCATGTGGCGGTTGTCGGCGCGACGGGCAGCATCGGGCAGGTTTGTGCCAGGCTTATGGCCAAAGAGGCCGGTCGCATAACGCTACTGGCACGCAACTTAGAGAGGCTTGAAGTAGTTAAAGAAAAAATCGCCGCAGAAAGCGGCGTCAATGCTACAGTCTCGCGCGATATTGACGAGAGCCTTAAAACGGCCGATATCGTTATCGCCGTTACCAGCGCCCTAGACTTTGTGGTCGACCCGCGCGTGCTCAAGCCCGGCGCTATCGTCTGCGACGTAGCGCGCCCGCGCGATGTTTCAGAAGAAGTGGCAAAACTGCGTGACGATGTGCTCATAGTAGACGGCGGCGTGGTTGCCGTGCCGGGGCCGGTCGATTTTCGCTTTAACTTTGGTTTTCCCCCCCGCACGGCCTATGCCTGCATGGCAGAGACGATGCTCTTGGCGCTTGAGGGCAAAATGGGCGA is a window of Bacillota bacterium DNA encoding:
- a CDS encoding shikimate dehydrogenase, which encodes MRKFAFILHPIVADDIARKFKFTAKWSDVWKERLVRLLPPLKVSHITGIKSDHAEVEGYFVACPLTSRQLLGAVSAAEATKKIVQAGRIAENLGAEIVGLGALTSVVGDAGITVADKLKIGVTTGNSYTVATALMASRLAAAKMGVDVKQAHVAVVGATGSIGQVCARLMAKEAGRITLLARNLERLEVVKEKIAAESGVNATVSRDIDESLKTADIVIAVTSALDFVVDPRVLKPGAIVCDVARPRDVSEEVAKLRDDVLIVDGGVVAVPGPVDFRFNFGFPPRTAYACMAETMLLALEGKMGDYSLGRDIKLEQVEEITRLAEKHGFKLAGFRSFERAVSDETIAAIRARAAAKNK